Genomic segment of Kiloniellales bacterium:
AGCTGCGCGGTCCTGCCCATGGACGGCTTCCACTACGACGAAGAGGTTCCGGTCGCGCGCGGGCTGGCGCCTGCCCGGAAGAGGCCGACCTCTGCGCGCCGAGACTCGCCCCGGCCGATCCATCTAGCGCACTTCCCGATCAGACGCGTTCGCGTCTGGCCGGGAGTAGTGCGCTATCGCTCTGAAGTTAGGGCATTACATCCGGCCAGGTGGATCGCGAAGCGATTCCATCTGATCGGATAATCCCCTAATCAAACTGCGCTCAATTGGAATCAATTGAGCGCAGTTTGATCTACTTCATATAGATAGAGCAGCTCATCTGCGTTCGATTGAACGCAGGCTGCTCCAGGCGACGCTGAAAGCACCTCCAAGTCCTTCCCCCGAGAAGCTCGGGCTCAAGGCGTGGGACGGCATTTGAGCTGGGGGCGACCTTCCAGTGCCGGCCATCAAGGCGTGACGAGGCCGCAGAGGTGTGCGAGATCCTTGAAGAAAATACGCACGTGTGCGATCGGCTTGGCGCGCACCAGCTCCTTGTTCATGTAGGCCTCCCAGGTCAGCCGCTGGACGTCCGGATCGCGGCAGATGCTGACGAAGCGTTCCCGGCGCCGGTCGTTGGCGTACCAGACCTTCTGCATCATCCCAAGGATCCAGAACACCCGGCCGTGCGATTTCATGAAGCGCTTGCGTGCCTTGGCGAGCGCGCGGACGTCGCCGCAGGCGAGGAATTCCTCCACTGCCTCGGCGGCGAGGCGCCCGCCGGCCATGGCATAGTAGATGCCCTCGCCCGACGCCGGCGCGACGACCCCGGCGGCGTCGCCGGCCAGGATCACATCACGGCCGTTGTCCCATCGCTTGAGCGGTCGCAGCGGGATCGGCGCGCCTTCCCGGCGAAGGGTCTCGCTGCCGTCGAGGCCAGAGGCCGCACGCAGGTCGCCCACGGCGCCGCGGAGCGAGAAGCCTTTGTTGGCCGAGCCGACGCCGACGCTGGTGGTCTCGCCGTGCGGGAACACCCAGGCATAGAAGTCCGGAGACAATTGGCCCTGGTAGTAGACATCGCAGCGCCGGCCGTCGAAGTCGGCGGTCCCGGCCGAAGGCGAGCGGATGACCTCGTGATAGGCGAAGACGCAGGGCATCCGCTCGGCGCCCGGCACCGATTGCCGCGCCACCGCCGACCGGGCGCCGTCGGCGCCGATCACGACGCGGGCGCGGACCCGCACCAGGTCACCCTTCCCGCGCCCCGGGCCCGGCCGGAAGGCGACGACGGTCCCCAAGGCCTCGTTCCGCTCGATGGTGTCGAAGGTTCCCGCACAGCGCTCGGCGCCGGCCTTGGCGGCCCGCTCGCGCAGGTACTCGTCGAAGACCTCGCGATCGACCATGCCGACGAAGCCGCCGTCGATCGGCATGTCGACCCGCCGGTCCCTTGGCGAGATCATCCGGGCCGAGCGCGCCCGGGCGACCAGCAGGGAGTCCGGGATGTCGAAGTCGCGGATCAGGCGCGGCGGTATGGCGCCGCCGCAGGGCTTGATGCGCCCAGCGCGGTCGAGCAGGAGCACCTCATGGCCGGCCCGCGCGAGATCCGTGGCGGCCGTCGCCCCCGCAGGGCCGCCGCCGACAACAAC
This window contains:
- a CDS encoding geranylgeranyl diphosphate reductase; amino-acid sequence: MRTFDAVVVGGGPAGATAATDLARAGHEVLLLDRAGRIKPCGGAIPPRLIRDFDIPDSLLVARARSARMISPRDRRVDMPIDGGFVGMVDREVFDEYLRERAAKAGAERCAGTFDTIERNEALGTVVAFRPGPGRGKGDLVRVRARVVIGADGARSAVARQSVPGAERMPCVFAYHEVIRSPSAGTADFDGRRCDVYYQGQLSPDFYAWVFPHGETTSVGVGSANKGFSLRGAVGDLRAASGLDGSETLRREGAPIPLRPLKRWDNGRDVILAGDAAGVVAPASGEGIYYAMAGGRLAAEAVEEFLACGDVRALAKARKRFMKSHGRVFWILGMMQKVWYANDRRRERFVSICRDPDVQRLTWEAYMNKELVRAKPIAHVRIFFKDLAHLCGLVTP